TGGCCAGGTCCATCGAGAGGTCGCCGAAGACGAGCGTCTCCTCGTCGTCGGGGCCGGCCGGGGCGGCCCGGCGCAGCAGCGCGCGCAGCCGGGCGAGCAGCTCCTCGAGGGCGAACGGCTTGGTCAGGTAGTCGTCGGCGCCGGCGTCCAGGCCCTCGACCCGGTCGCCCACGGCGTCCCGGGCGGTGAGCACGAGGATCGGCAGGTCGTGGCCGGCGGCGCGCAGCGCCCGGGTGGCCTCCAGGCCGTCGAGCCGCGGCATCATCACGTCCATCACCACGGCGTCCGGGGCGGCGGTGGCGATGGCGGCGAGCGCCTCGGCCCCGTCGCCGGCCAGAGCCACGTCGTACCCGTTGAACTCCAGCGAGCGGCGCAGCGACTCGCGGACGGCTCGGTCGTCGTCGACCACGAGCACGCGGGGCCGGGCGGGGGCGGGGTTCTGCACGCGACCACTGTGCCACGCAGGGTCTCAGGGCCACGCAGGCTGGAGCGCACCCGCTCAGTAGCGGCGCGCCACCTCGCCGGCGCGGGCGCCGTACCCGCCGTTGAACATGCTCGCGTGCACCAGCAGCGGGAAGAGCTGGTGCAGGCCCTGCCGCTCCTCCCAGCCGGGCTCGAGCGGCTTCACCTCCTGGTACGCCGCGATCACCCGGGGGAGGTTCGGCAGGCCGAAGAGCGAGAGCATCGCCAGGTCGGTCTCCCGGTGCCCGCCGTGCGCCGCGGGGTCGATCAGGTGGGCGCTGCCGTCCAGGCCCCACAGGACGTTGCCGTTCCACAGGTCGCCGTGCAGCCGGGCCGGTGGCTCCTCGGGCACCAGCTCTGGCAGCCGGCCGACCAGCGCCTCGATGCTGCGGGCGTCCTCGGGCTCGATGGCGCGCCGGTCGCTGGCCAGCTTGAGGTAGGGCAGGATCCGGCGGGTCGCGAAGAACTCCGCCCAGGTGGGCGCGGGCTTGTTGGGCATCGGCAGCCGCCCGATGTAGCTGGTCCGACGGCCCGCGGGGCCTTCTGGCCCGACTCCGTGCGCGACGGCGCCGGCCGCGTGCGTGGTGGCCAGCCGGCGACCCAGGTCGACCGCGGCGTCGACGGAGGGACGGCCGGGCTCGATCCAGCGCAGGATCAGGCAGTCCCAGTCGACGGCCAGCACCTCGGCGGCGGGGACGCCGTCGGGCACCTCGCCCAGCCACCGCAGCCCGGCCGCCTCGGCCGCGAAGAAGCCGTCCGGCGGGTGGGGCAGCGTCTTGATCAGCGCGGTGCTGCCGTTGTTGAGCCGGAGCCGGGTGGCCATCGCGACGTCGCCGCCGGCCACCGGCGCGGTGCTGACCACCGCCGCGCCCAGGAGGGCCTCGGCGCGACGGGCGACCACGGGCAGCCGGGTCATCCTCCGGACGGCCCGCCCGGCTCGTCGGCCAGCTGCTCGGCGAGGAGGGCGACGAGGCGCGAGCTGCTGCGCTCCACCATGGCCAACACCTCCTGGAAGCCGTCGTCCCCACCGTAGTACGGGTCCGGGACCTCCGCGCCGGGCTCGTCGGGGTCGAAGTCGCGGAACATCGCCACCTGGCCGGGGTGGCCGGGCTGGTCGGCCAGCGCGAGGACGTCGCTGCGGTTGGTCGCGTCCATCACCAGCACCAGGTCCACGTCGTCGAACCAGCCGGCCTCGAACTGGCGGGCCCGGTGCCGGGAGGGGTCGTAGCCGGCGGCGGACAGGGTGGCCGCGGCGCGCGGGTCCATCGGCTTGCCCACGTGCCACCCGGCCGTGCCCGAGCTCACCACCTCGACCCGGTCGGCGAGCCCGGCCTCGGCCACCCGTGCCTCCAGGACGACGTGGGCCATGGGGGAGCGGCAGATGTTGCCGAGGCAGACCACGGCCACCCGGTAGCGGCCGGCCGTGCGGGGACGGGGAAGGGCGACGCGCTCCATCAGTCCGACAGCACGGTCTCGAAGAACCAGCCGACCACCGAGATCACGATCGACCCGCCGACCGCCGTCCAGAAGCCGTCGACGTGGAAGCCCAGGTCCATCGAGTCGGCGATCCACGCGGTGAACATCAGCAGCAGCGCGTTGATCACCACCAGGAAGAGCCCGAGGGTGAGCACGATGAACGGGAGCGAGAGCAGCTTGAGCAGGTTGCCGAGCAGGATGTTGACCACCCCGAAGATCAGCGAGACCGCGAGCAGCGGGCCGATCTTGTCCTGCAGCTCGGCGGAGAAGGGCTCCGAGGCGCCGGAGAAGGAGATGCCGTCGAAGAGCCACGCGGCGGCGGCGACGGCGAGGGCGGTGGCGATCAGCCAGGAGAGGAAACGCATGCCCCTCACCCTAGGAGACCTCAGGTGACCGCCACCGGGTCGTCGGGATGGGTGCCTCGCGCGGTCTGGGCGAGCAGGATCCCGCCCACCACCGCGAAGCAGCCGAGGACGGCGACCGGGCTCAGCGCCTCGGCGTACCAGGCCCAGCCGAGCGCCGCGGCGCCCACCGGCTCGAGCATCGCGATCGCGGTGACCAGCGTCGCCGGGATGAACCGCAGCGCCACCAGCTCGACCCCGAACGGGGCGAGCGTGCCGAGCAGGACCACCGAGGTGAGCACCACCCACAGCGGCAGCGACAGGTGGTCGAGGTTGCCCTGCAGCGAGACGCTCGCGGTGTAGTCCGCCTCGATCAGCCAGACGGGCGAGACCAGGTTCATCGCCACGGTGGCCACCGCGAACCCCCAGACCATCACCTGCACCGAGGAGAGGCCGGCATCGTGGCACGCCTCGCCGAGCAGGAAGTACGCCGCGAAGCAGACCGCGCCGCCGAAGCCGGCGACCACGCCGAGGGTGTCGAACGAGGTGCCCTTCCAGATCTCGGTGGCCGCGGCGAGGCCGGCGACCGCGAGCGCGAGGCCCACCCAGAGCCGTTGGCCGACCTGCGCCCGCTGCACGAACTTGGCCCAGAGTGCGACCAGGATAGGCGCCTGGTACTCCAGGAGGAGCGCGAGGCTGATGGTCAGCCGGTCCAGCGCGACGAAGTAGCAGAACTGGAGCAGGGCGACGCCGAAGAGGCCGAGCGCGGAGACCAGCAGCAGCTGTCGGCCCCGGGGGAGCCGGAGTGCGGAGCGCTGGAAGAGCGCGGCGATCAGCACCAGGGCGACCAGGGTGCCGGTCACCCGCAGCGAGGTGAGCTGGAGGGAGTCGATCCCGTTGCGCAGGGCGATCCGGGAGACCCCGGAGTTCAGGATGAACAGGCTGGCGCCGAGCACGACCAGGGAGATGCCGATCCGGCGCGAGGAGCCCATCTCGGCATTCTCACACCCCGCTAGGGTCGGGCGCGTGGGTGCGGGCGGGATCGGGGTCATGCTGCTCCGCGTCGGGATCGCGGGGGCCGTCGCGCTGCTGCTGTACCTGCTGCTGCGCCGCCGGACGGGCCGGTTCTCCGCGGCGTCGCTCGCGGGCCTCCTCTGGGTCCTGGCCTGCCTCGCGGTGCTCACCCTGACCCCGGCCTACGAGGTGCCCGCGGTGGTGCCGGCGGACGGGCGCTCGAGCACCTGCTCCTGGGACTACGGCGGGCCGTCGCCGGACGGGTTCTGGATCTTCGGCGGCGGCCAACGGCTGCTCAACGTCCTGGTCTTCGTCCCGGCCGGGGCGCTGGTCGTGCTGGCGGTCGCCCGCTGGCGGGCCGCCTGGGTGCTGGCCCCGCTGGGACTGCTCGGGCTGGTGGGCTACTCGGTGCTGATCGAGCTCACCCAGCTGGCGCTGGCCCGGATCGACCGCGCCTGCGACGTCACCGACGTGGTCGACAACGCCACGGGCGCCGGCCTGGGCTTCCTGGTCGGGCTGGGGGTGGCGGCCGTGCTCAGGCCCTGGCGGCGCTCACTAGGGTGACGTCCATGACCACGTCCCCGCAGCCCCGCGCGAACGTCGCCGCCATCCCGGCGTACGTCCCAGGACGGCCGCCGACCCCGCGGCCCGGGCTCACCAGCTACAAGCTCTCCTCCAACGAGAACCCCTACCCGCCGCTGCCCGGCGTCCTGGGGGCGGCGGTCGAGGCCGCCGCGGAGATGAACCGCTACCCCGACATGGGGACCGCGGCGCTCTACGAGGCGCTCTCGCAGCGGCTCGGCGTGCCGACGGACCACCTGGCCGCGGCCACCGGCAGCGTCGCGCTGATCTACCAGCTGCTGAGCGCCTTCTGCGACCCCGGCGACGAGGTGGTCTACGCCTGGCGCTCCTTCGAGGCCTACCCGATCGCGGTCACGGTCGCCGGCGCGACCTCGGTGCGCGTGCCGCTGACCGCCGACGGCCGCCACGACCTGGCCGCGATGGCCGACGCGGTCACCGAGCGGACCAAGGTGGTCCTGGTCTGCACCCCCAACAACCCGACCGGTCCCTCGGTCACCCAGGCCGAGCTCGACGACTTCCTCGCCCGGGTGCCGAGCCACGTGGTGGTGGTCGTCGACGAGGCGTACGTCGAGTTCGTCCGGATGGCCGACCCGGTCGACGGCGTCGCCACCGCGCTGGCGCACCCGCACGTGATCGTCACCCGGACCTTCTCCAAGGCCTACGGGCTGGCCGGCTTCCGGGTCGGGTACGCCGTCGCGCAGCCGCCGCTGGCCGCGGCGCTGCGGGCGGTCTCGCTGCCGTTCGGCGTCAGCCACGTCGCCCAGGCGGCGGCGATCGCCTCGCTGGCCGCCGAGGACGCGCTGCTGGAGCGGGTCGACGCCCTGGTCGCCGAGCGTGACCGGGTGCTCGCCGGCGTCCGGGAGGCCGGCTGGGAGGTCCCGGACGCCCAGGGCAACTTCGTCTGGTTCCCCGCGGGCGACCGGGCGCTGGAGCTGGCCGCGGCCGCGGAGGAGCTGGGCATCACGGTGCGCCCGTTCGCGGGCGACGGCGTACGGGTCAGCATCGGCGAGACCGAGGCCCACGAGCGGGTGATCGAGCTGGCCCGGCGGACCCGCTCGTGACCGTCCAGTAGCGGCCCCCGGTTGACCCGTCGTCTCCCCATCCGAGTTACGGTCGAGCCATGACCGACTACTGGAAGCCTGGAGAGACCGTCGTACGGCGCGAGGTGACCCGTGGTCGTCCGACGCTCGGCTACGCGGTCCGGGTGGTGCGCGACGACATCGACGTCCTTGCCACCTACCTGGCTCCCGGCTCCCAGGTGGCTCACACCTCGGAGCACCCGTGGCGGGCCGCCGGACGCGACCACGCCCCGGGCCACGGTCGTCTCACCCTCTACCGCTTCGGCGACGCCTACGCGGTCGACCTGCTGTGGGACGGGCCCGAGCGCCGGTTCGCCGGCTGGCTGGTCAACCTCGAGGAGCCGGTCAAGCGGCACGCCCACGGTTTCGACACCCGCGACCACCACGTGGGCTTCCGGGTCCAGCCGGACGGCTCCTGGAAGCTGGTCGGCCCGCGGACGATCGAGGAGGTCGACCCCGACGTCCGCGAGACCGCGAAGTCGGTGCGCTCGATGCTCGACTGGCGCAACCAGTGGTGGGAGTCCTCCTGGGCCAGCTGGCAGCCGCCCGCCGACTGGGGCTCGCTCAAGCTCCCCGAGGACTGGGCCGGGCGCGACGTCGCATGAGCGACGACCTGGCCCCGACGTACACCGAGAAGGGCAAGGCGTTCGAGCGCGACATGTCCTACATCCCCGACCGCATCCTGGCGGGGGAGCGCTCGCAGGACCCGCACGACGCGACGTACGGCGGGCGGGACGACGTGCAGGTCTGGCCGGTCGAGCCGGGGCGCTACCGCCTCGTCGCCGCTCCCGCCTGCCCGTGGGCCAACCGCAGCCTGATCGTGCGCGAGCTGCTCGGCCTCACCGACGTGATCAGCGTCGGCAAGCCGGGCCCGACCCACGACAAGCGCTCGTGGACCTTCGACCGCGACCCCGGCGGCCGGGACCCGGTGCTGGGCATGGAGCGGCTACAGGAGGCATACCTCAACCGCTTCCCCGACTACCCGAAGGGGATCACCGTCCCCGCGATGGTCGACGTGGAGACCCGTGAGGTCGTCACCAACGACTTCCCGTGGATCACCCACGACCTGTACTTCGAGTGGCGCGACCACCACCGGCCCGGCGCCCCGGACCTGTGGCCCGACGACGTCCGGGACGAGATGGAGACCGTGATGAAGCGGGTCTTCACCGAGGTGAACAACGGCGTCTACCGGTGCGGGTTCGCCGGCTCCCAGCAGGCGTACGACGACGCCTACGACCGCTTGTTCACCGCGCTCGACTGGCTCGAGGAGCGGCTGGCCGACCGCCGCTACCTGATGGGGCCGACGGTCACCGAGGCCGACGTCCGGCTCTTCACCACCCTGGTCCGGTTCGACCCCGTCTACCACGGGCACTTCAAGTGCAACCGCAACAAGCTCAGCGAGATGCCGAACCTGTGGGGATACGCCCGCGACCTCTTCCAGACCCCCGGGTTCGGCGAGACGGTCGACTTCGAGCAGATCAAGGCGCACTACTACGTGGTGCACACCGACATCAACCCGTCGGGCATCATCCCGAAGGGCCCCGACCTGGCCGGCTGGCACGCCCCGCACGGGCGCGAGAACCTCTGACTGGGTACGGCCCCGCCATGCGACGCGGGACGTGCCGGATCGGGATCAGCGGCTGGCGGTACGCCGGGTGGCGCGGTGACTTCTACCCGAAGGGCCTGCCCCAGCGCCGCGAGCTCGAGCACGCCGCCTCCCAGCTGACCTCGATCGAGATCAACGGCTCCTTCTACTCCCTCCAGCGCCCCACGTCGTACGCCGCGTGGCGAGCGGAGACCCCCGACGACTTCGTCTTCGCGGTCAAGGGCGGCCGGTTCATCACCCACCTCAAGCGGCTGCGCGACGTGGACGCCGCGCTGGCCAACTTCTTCGCCTCGGGGGTGCTGGCGCTCGGGCCCAAGCTCGGTCCGCTGCTGTGGCAGCTCCCCGCCAACCTGGCCTTCGACGCCGAGGTGCTCGACGCGTTCCTCGCCTCGCTGCCGCGCACCACCACCGAGATGGCCGAGCTGGCGGCGCGGCACGACGACAAGCTCGCCGACGACCGGGCGCTCACCACCGCCGAGGCGGAGCTGCCGGTGCGGCACGCGCTGGAGTTCCGCTCCGAGACGTTCGTCGACGAGCGGGCCTACGCGGTGCTCCGCGAGCACGGCGTCGCCTGCGTGCTCGCCGACACCGCCGGCCGTTGGCCGAAGGTCGAGCAGGACACCGCCGACTTCCGCTACGTGCGGCTGCACGGGGACGCCGAGCTCTACACCAGCGGCTACTCCGACGCGGCGCTCGACACCTGGGCCGCGAAGTGCCGCGCGTGGTCCGCGGCCGGCCAGGACGTCTTCGTCTACTTCGACAACGACGCCAAGGGCTTCGCCCCGCACGACGCCCGCGCGCTCATCGCACGGCTCGCAGGACCCGACCCGCGGGACTGACCCCGCGGCCCTCCCGGCTGCCGACGTACGCCGTCGCCCGGACCCGGGCCAGCCACCGCGGCACCACGGTCCATCCGGGAGGGCTGTGCAGCACCGGGTCGAGGTCGACCCGGTCGGGGGCGACCTCCTCCAGGGTCAGCAGCCCCGCCTGGAGCACCCGGTGGGGCGTCGCCACCCGCCAGGTGATCCGCACCGGCAGGTGCTCGGCGGGCTCGCCCGGCCGCGGCGAGACCAGCCGCGGGTCGTCGACCGTCAGCAGCACCTGCGCCCGGGTGCCGTCCGGCCCCTCCCAGGGCATCAGCGTGCTCAGCGTGGCCCGGTGCCAGCGACGGACCGGGCGCAGCACGAGCCTGCGCCACCCGCGGCTCCCGACGGTGGTGGCCAGCACGTCGACCGGCCCGTCGGCGGTCTCCACCCGGGTCCCCACCCCGAGCAGGTCCGGCCAGCCGGCGAGCACCCCGACCCCTTGGGAGAGCCGCACGGCACAGCGGTGCGGTCCCGGGGGCAGCGGGCCGTCGCCGGTCAGCTCCAGCGACCCGGCGTACGACGCCCCCACGGGGTGGAAGGCCCGGGCACGGCGCACCCGGGCGAGCAGGCGGAACGAGGTCTGCAGCAGGTCCATGCCAGCCGGTACCCGGCTAGCGGCGCAACCACCCCGTGATCGTCGGGATGCCCTCGACCCAG
The window above is part of the Nocardioides campestrisoli genome. Proteins encoded here:
- a CDS encoding response regulator transcription factor, translating into MQNPAPARPRVLVVDDDRAVRESLRRSLEFNGYDVALAGDGAEALAAIATAAPDAVVMDVMMPRLDGLEATRALRAAGHDLPILVLTARDAVGDRVEGLDAGADDYLTKPFALEELLARLRALLRRAAPAGPDDEETLVFGDLSMDLATREVRRGTRTIDLTRTEFTLLEMFMRRPRRVLERSFILEEVWGYDFPTSANSLEVYVGYLRRKTEAGGEPRVIQTVRGIGYVLKES
- a CDS encoding fructosamine kinase family protein; translation: MTRLPVVARRAEALLGAAVVSTAPVAGGDVAMATRLRLNNGSTALIKTLPHPPDGFFAAEAAGLRWLGEVPDGVPAAEVLAVDWDCLILRWIEPGRPSVDAAVDLGRRLATTHAAGAVAHGVGPEGPAGRRTSYIGRLPMPNKPAPTWAEFFATRRILPYLKLASDRRAIEPEDARSIEALVGRLPELVPEEPPARLHGDLWNGNVLWGLDGSAHLIDPAAHGGHRETDLAMLSLFGLPNLPRVIAAYQEVKPLEPGWEERQGLHQLFPLLVHASMFNGGYGARAGEVARRY
- a CDS encoding low molecular weight protein-tyrosine-phosphatase; amino-acid sequence: MERVALPRPRTAGRYRVAVVCLGNICRSPMAHVVLEARVAEAGLADRVEVVSSGTAGWHVGKPMDPRAAATLSAAGYDPSRHRARQFEAGWFDDVDLVLVMDATNRSDVLALADQPGHPGQVAMFRDFDPDEPGAEVPDPYYGGDDGFQEVLAMVERSSSRLVALLAEQLADEPGGPSGG
- a CDS encoding phage holin family protein codes for the protein MRFLSWLIATALAVAAAAWLFDGISFSGASEPFSAELQDKIGPLLAVSLIFGVVNILLGNLLKLLSLPFIVLTLGLFLVVINALLLMFTAWIADSMDLGFHVDGFWTAVGGSIVISVVGWFFETVLSD
- a CDS encoding EamA family transporter; translation: MGSSRRIGISLVVLGASLFILNSGVSRIALRNGIDSLQLTSLRVTGTLVALVLIAALFQRSALRLPRGRQLLLVSALGLFGVALLQFCYFVALDRLTISLALLLEYQAPILVALWAKFVQRAQVGQRLWVGLALAVAGLAAATEIWKGTSFDTLGVVAGFGGAVCFAAYFLLGEACHDAGLSSVQVMVWGFAVATVAMNLVSPVWLIEADYTASVSLQGNLDHLSLPLWVVLTSVVLLGTLAPFGVELVALRFIPATLVTAIAMLEPVGAAALGWAWYAEALSPVAVLGCFAVVGGILLAQTARGTHPDDPVAVT
- a CDS encoding VanZ family protein, with amino-acid sequence MGAGGIGVMLLRVGIAGAVALLLYLLLRRRTGRFSAASLAGLLWVLACLAVLTLTPAYEVPAVVPADGRSSTCSWDYGGPSPDGFWIFGGGQRLLNVLVFVPAGALVVLAVARWRAAWVLAPLGLLGLVGYSVLIELTQLALARIDRACDVTDVVDNATGAGLGFLVGLGVAAVLRPWRRSLG
- the hisC gene encoding histidinol-phosphate transaminase, producing MTTSPQPRANVAAIPAYVPGRPPTPRPGLTSYKLSSNENPYPPLPGVLGAAVEAAAEMNRYPDMGTAALYEALSQRLGVPTDHLAAATGSVALIYQLLSAFCDPGDEVVYAWRSFEAYPIAVTVAGATSVRVPLTADGRHDLAAMADAVTERTKVVLVCTPNNPTGPSVTQAELDDFLARVPSHVVVVVDEAYVEFVRMADPVDGVATALAHPHVIVTRTFSKAYGLAGFRVGYAVAQPPLAAALRAVSLPFGVSHVAQAAAIASLAAEDALLERVDALVAERDRVLAGVREAGWEVPDAQGNFVWFPAGDRALELAAAAEELGITVRPFAGDGVRVSIGETEAHERVIELARRTRS
- a CDS encoding DUF402 domain-containing protein, which encodes MTDYWKPGETVVRREVTRGRPTLGYAVRVVRDDIDVLATYLAPGSQVAHTSEHPWRAAGRDHAPGHGRLTLYRFGDAYAVDLLWDGPERRFAGWLVNLEEPVKRHAHGFDTRDHHVGFRVQPDGSWKLVGPRTIEEVDPDVRETAKSVRSMLDWRNQWWESSWASWQPPADWGSLKLPEDWAGRDVA
- a CDS encoding glutathione S-transferase family protein; translation: MSDDLAPTYTEKGKAFERDMSYIPDRILAGERSQDPHDATYGGRDDVQVWPVEPGRYRLVAAPACPWANRSLIVRELLGLTDVISVGKPGPTHDKRSWTFDRDPGGRDPVLGMERLQEAYLNRFPDYPKGITVPAMVDVETREVVTNDFPWITHDLYFEWRDHHRPGAPDLWPDDVRDEMETVMKRVFTEVNNGVYRCGFAGSQQAYDDAYDRLFTALDWLEERLADRRYLMGPTVTEADVRLFTTLVRFDPVYHGHFKCNRNKLSEMPNLWGYARDLFQTPGFGETVDFEQIKAHYYVVHTDINPSGIIPKGPDLAGWHAPHGRENL
- a CDS encoding DUF72 domain-containing protein — translated: MRRGTCRIGISGWRYAGWRGDFYPKGLPQRRELEHAASQLTSIEINGSFYSLQRPTSYAAWRAETPDDFVFAVKGGRFITHLKRLRDVDAALANFFASGVLALGPKLGPLLWQLPANLAFDAEVLDAFLASLPRTTTEMAELAARHDDKLADDRALTTAEAELPVRHALEFRSETFVDERAYAVLREHGVACVLADTAGRWPKVEQDTADFRYVRLHGDAELYTSGYSDAALDTWAAKCRAWSAAGQDVFVYFDNDAKGFAPHDARALIARLAGPDPRD